The DNA window GGCTGTCATGTTTTGTATTAGCGTGCAAATTTTACATAGAAGAGGCTATGTAATATGTGCTATAGCATGCAACATTGATTTACATAGAATAGGCTACTGTATGTAATATGTGCTACagtatacaacaaaaaataactctcttctagtctttatatggggacatatggaggacgcaaatgcatgatgacatCCTCATATGAGGATATCTTTTTTCCCCCTATAAAACCATCTATGTTTAATATTCCAGGCATGAGCAGGTTAAATGGGTCATTTAAAGCAGGAGTTCCCAATCCTGGTGttagttacttaattgaacccataattgaactattcattagcttaattagacctttttaattgtattcagcttttaaacagttcgagatttcaagttaactatagaattttataagtaacttaaacTCAGCAACTTTTTTAGGAGCTGCGAACAATTAAGGAGGTCtgattaagcacattattagttcaattaagagtttgattaagtaattgagaagtCAGtaagaatgaaaaccagcagacacaggagtCTCcgaggaccaggattgggaaatcCTGATTTAAAGGACTTTCATTGAGTGGAAGACCTGCGTCTCTCTGCCACTTGAATCAAACAAAACTGTGGCGTAAACCTTTTAAGAGACACCGCTTTTGCCAATACACCTCCCAATGACAGAGGCTAGTTAAAAGGTATCCACCAATCGTCGTACTCAGTGGGAGGGTCGCTCAAGAATGCTGCTGTTTTAATAATACTAGCCGTTTGCGTTTCTAATGCAGACAGAGAGAGGCAGGCTCATAGTGGAGTTAATTTGTGTGCGGGGCTAGTATAGTACAACCGCAGTACcgaaacaaatacaaattgctgTTTTCCACATCTGAAAACATGATGGAAACTTTTCACACAGTggagaacaaaccggaaaatccgCAAATTGATTATTTACAGGGCACCAGGTACAACGACGTCTACGAGAACGACTTTAACTCTTGGAATGACTATTTGGGACTGTCTACCCTGATTACCTGCACGAAAGCGGGGACCGGGGCTAATAAAACCGGGTTAAGGACGGGCGCGGAGGTGAATCTGACTTCTAAAGCGTCTTATTTTGAAAAAGCCCTGGATTTGAATGGCTTTGGTATCTGTGGCCACGAGGAAGACCTTGTTTTGGGGGAAAGGTTTGCAGATGTCAGCTCTTTCTCCTGTAGGTCGAGCCCTGCGCTCTTCAGCGGCTCTCCTGAGTTTTTGGACCGCGGTAGAGCGCTGGCATGGCGCGTAATGGAAAGCAAGCTTCAGAGCCAACAGACTCTCCAGAAGCAAAGCCGAGGGAAGATGGAGCTCCAAGTGTGCGTGTTCTGCAGAAATAATAAAGAAAGCGTTGCCCGTTATACCACCCATATCTTGAAGGGACCCGACGGGAGAATCCTTTGCCCTGTGCTGCGGCGATACACCTGCCCGCTTTGTGGTGCAAGTGGAGACAATGCGCACACAATCAAATACTGCCCTCTCTCCAAACTTCAAGCAAATGCAGTAAATCAACTGAAAACGACTAGAACCATCATCGGGAAAAAAAATCGCTAAAGACTTCTTATtttcgtttttctttttaaagacttGCCTGTTAAAGTGAGCACAAGTTCCCTTTTATTAGCTCACTTCAATGATTATACTTTGATTATGTTCTATACACGAATGAAACTAGAAATAAGGAACAGCCATGTAAATCTGGCTTTTAGTTCACTGTAGTTGCAGAGTTATGTTGTAGTTCACTTTGTTAATCAGTTGGAGTATAATCTATTTACAATAAGTAGTTAGAAAcccatttttttcaaagttttgttgttgttgttattattattattattacgcgTGCATGAATGTGGGAATTCTGTTTGACACAATACTAAAAACACTATCTGACTGGTAAAAATAGTCTTATTTTTCAGTCGTATATCCTTTAATTTAGACTGATTAAAACCCAGAGTTCTCAGTTAAGTTATTTACGTCAGACGGAAAATAAGGGAATATTTTTGACAGAATTTAAAATTAGGCAGCGCCACAAGTCGTTGGATGtactgcatttcattttagtattttgGAAGTATTAGGTTTAGATAAGTGCCAAAATCTACCTCATGTCTGGTGATTGTATATGCGTTAGAACTAATGTCTTTTCAAGGCGAGACTGTTCAAAGTTTAAGTCCAAGCGTTGCAACTTTAACGTTTGGTatattgttgtgcttttgtttgcTGTTGGTGTTAGTAAGTTTGACTGTAAGATGCTAATCTATAACAACCACTAATCAATTTATGGAGCGGAACTAGACACACTGTGTTAAATTGTGAAGTACATTTCTTAAACTGTGTGATGTGTTGTTTTTATGGTATTTGTTTTTCCTAGTTCATTACTGGCCTCTGTCGGGCAGACGTTGAATTGCAGTAAAATATGCAGCTCATGTGATTTGTGTAATGGCAATAGCGCCCAAATAATGAGACGCACACAAaccaaattataataaataatgctAGTTTCACAGACTCCGATTTGACCTAATACTACATTTGCATAATCCTCAAGTAGAGCTAATAAGGGTCAGCGGAACTATCCGATAGACATTATGCCTATGTGTAGTGTCTTCTAATAAAGACCACAAACTGTcaatttttacattgttttatctCTTTATAGTTTTAGTGAGCTTTATGCAAATTCACTGATATTACATGTGGGGAGAATGTGCATAGATACATACATTCTCAGTTGTGAATTGTAAGGTTGGATTaacttatacatatatatatatatatatatatatatatatatatatataaaatctcgcTGGTTGTACTGTATAACACCAGTTTTGCCTTTCCTCACATCTTGCACACTGTGTCCATTGTCCAAGGACACAACTGTAACCTTTATTAGTGCAATGATAGAACACAAGTGTAGCTTGAAAGGATGAGCATCTTTATGAATTATACAATGCTGGCAGCGTCTTCATTGAATCTCACTGCTCCACTACATTTTCATAAACGATTAAACAGAAAACTATTACTTGTGATGTAGCTTATCGAAGAAGGTATAAGCAATCTTAACCCCCAGAAAAACAATTAATTGGATCTCAGCCATGCTTCGTCAGTTCCATCTGCTGGTTCGTTAGCTCCAGTTTCACACCTGTATAAGGGATTATAGTAGTAACCATAATGTTTAATGGCCCAATAGGTATCTTCAGGGGTACTGTATTCAAAACCTCCCAAGTGGGGCAATTTTTTTGTCTCAATTTGTAGGTCGTGAAAAATATTTTGCCCTAGTTTAATTACTGCTGATAGAGCAGAATTCAATGTTAAAAACAACTTGTAAGCTTGTCACCCACCTAGTTATCAAACAAATAGTTTTCATTACTGATAAATATAATGCCCCAACAAAGAAACAAGGTACAATGACAATCTACCATTTACAGACATTATATATAAAGGGAAATCTggatttatactgtataatcacACTGCATCAATATATATACAAGAAAATATAACTCATGTTTTTTTCATAGACATGGACCACTAGCCCTTAATTGCAATGGTTTAGCcaattttaaagcaacaccacaGTTTAGGGTAGTGAACAGCCTCCCTGAATTTCAACTTGTATCATTATCGAGTAAGCCTGCTTTGTTTGGAGCACCCCTGTGGAGAACATTTCTCTGCTCATGCCCGCAGCTGCCAGGCCTGCTTGGTTTTTGGGGAATATATACTTTTCACTCTTTGGGGAACACTATTGGTTATTGGTCTTTCTCTATAACAGGCAACAAACTGACGAgacaagtttttagttttttgaagTTCAACGTGGTACCATTAATATTCCAGTCATGACTGGATGTAGTCTAGTATAGGTACTAGTTTTTGTTCACAAACATGTTGTAAATTCATGAcccataaaaacataaaaaccatGTACCGTGAACACTTGCACTATAGttgaaaaacagtttaaaaggaaAGTAATAAATCTTGAGGTGGAACCAATGGACTACTGCTACACCACATAGAGGCTTGTAGCTAGCAATTTTCTGCCTATCTCCAGAGTAATTCTAATCCAGCAGATGAAAATGTCAACTTTTACATTGTATGCCTTTCATAAAATGTTCTTACTGTGTAtgtaattcacattttaaatgatttagtaTCCTTACTGGTGTGCACGATGAGAACAATTGTCAGTGGGTCATATTGGGAAGTTTAACATtgcatgcttttcattttaaaagttcaATACCAttgcaaatttgtatttttactggtaaacatatttaaataaatcacgGTCATAGAGAGTACACCATTTAAGAACTACTATACTTAAATATATAGATCCAAGTTTTGATAAAACAGGACAATAgaaatgtgcaatttattttttataagaaacATCAGAATAGACTGCGCTGGTTTAAACATGACCAGAAGCATGCAACCtagtttgtttattcatttacattttttaaagccaaCACCATTATTACTACATATTTATGAAAGGTAAGCATTACTCTAAAGACAAAGATCCAAAACTGCCAGACCTGGGCTTATACTACATCTTTCAAAAACCACAAATGTttgatttttgtaaatatttgacacttaaaagattttaaaaagtatgttatatttaaaatggaACAATTTCACCATGGGCAACAGAAAAATATTGGCATAGCAATGATCCATTTTCAATATTCATGTCGATTTATTATAAACCTtgtgtgtgcagtttatttttttatgtatgcattATTGGCTTAGAATACCATAAAAATCACTTGGTGTAAATTCAGATATGAAATGTAACATCAGCAGCAAGTAAGACTACCAGGGTTATCAGTATGCTTTATATCTGACTTGACTACTAATCAACATTTTGTACCACCTTGAATTTAGAAAGATTAGGTCCAATtgtgctgtttaaataattaggcagaCTGTTAATGTGTTATGCACCACACTTCTGCAGTTTAACACACAATTCAGGAAACAAAAAGAAGGTAACCTTGTACACTCAATTAAGCATTAGAAGTCCTTTAATTAAATGTCCAACAAAGTTGTATTAAGCTGCTTTTGTAAGATACACATTTAGTAAGATATGTGAAATGTGATTCAATAAAACGCAACAGACCACACAATGCAACAGGTCATTCTGCACCAGTATATTTTCACATTACTCGCTGCATAAAAACCGTGCATTATCAATTATCAGAAATTACTTTGCTTTAATGTTACAATAGCAAACCACCAGAACACGAATAGTTGTCAAATATTTCTTTAAAGATTTAAGAATGCTTTGTGgcacaggtttttattttgaatgcccACTCCAACACTAAAAAGCAGCAGCAAAGGACACGATTGTATTAACGACGGACAGTGGTCCAGCCGTCGTCATCGGTTTCCATTTTGGCGCGCCGTGAAGCTTCTTTGTCTCTGTCAGCCCTCCAGGCGCTGTCCTCCCCAGCAGGTCTCTCTCGCTCCTTCTGAGCCCTCCAGGCACTGCCCTCCCCAGCAGgtctctctcgctccttctctgcTCTCCAGACGCTGCTCTCCCCAGCGGgtctctctcgctccttctcccTGGAAGGAGGGGCTCCTCGGCGAGGGGTGTCTCTCTCCTCCTTACGCTCCTCACCACCACGCCTCCAGCTGCTAACTGTGGAACAAAATGGAGAGAATTGAGTATTCCCAATTAAGTGACTGGAATGATTCTTCTGGAGAAACACAACAGCAGCATCTGGTACCCAGCCAGTTGGAAACTTCACTGCAACATTTCATTTTGGACAgtcaaggtgtgtgtgtttttttttttttttttttcatttacaccaAGATATTCGAGTTGTAGCTACTCCCAGTGTCCCAGACACGAAACTAAATTGGTTGCACCAATCATCCAGTTGGACACAGTATATCCAGTGCatgcggggaaaaaaaaaaaaacacattgagaaCTGCATCAGTAATCtgcaacaattacattttttatatatagttctCCAGATTACTCAGATGaaatataactttatatatacacacacattatatataccgtgcctatagaaagtctacacccctttcaaaattcaccttttgttgccttatagcctggaattaaaatgcattaataatttttttttttttcatttatctacacatcctaccccacaacttccaagtgaaaaaaaaaattctagaaaatgaattaaaaataaaaactgaaatagcttggttgggtaagtgtccacccaccttgtactagcaattctaaattagctcaggtgtaaccaatcgtctgcaaaatcacacaccaacttAAGCAGCCTCCACCTGTtatattgtagtgattcacatgatttcaggataaattcagtgcATTCAGTgcactgggtagtgcatttcaaagcaaagactcaaacatgagcaccaaggcgctttcaaaagaattccgggacaaagttgttgaaaggcacagatcaggggagggttatcaaaaaatatcaaaaggccttgaatatcccctggagcatgGTCatgacgattattaagaagtggaaggtgtatggcaccaccaagatcctccctagatcaggccgtccctccaaactggatgaccgagcaagacggagactgatcagagaggctaccaagaggccaatggcaactttgcaagagctacaggcttttatggccaagactggtcaaagtgtgcaagtgacaacaatatcccaaacactccacaaatctggcctatatagtatgatggcaagaaggaagccattactcaagaaaacccatcTTGactcccatttgaagtatgcagaaaaactcaggagattctgtagccatttgGCAAAAACAATTTCTGGTCTGACTAAACTACACTTATCCAATTatgtctttcagttttgtaattaatataatttttttctcaaaaactttttttttttttttccccttaacagtgtgaagtatggtgtgtagatacataggaaaaaaataatttaaatgcatgaaactgaggcactgaaagaacaatttaaaaagttcaagggggtgtagactttctataggcactgaaatatatataatatacatattagTAACAAATCTCATGCTCACCAGGTCTTTCGATGTTTTCACTGGTCTCTGAATCTGCTTTCCATTTCGATGGTACTTTGAATAAAATCAAACCTTGCAATAAACTTCAAGCACTTTAACTGAAAACTAATCTAACATTAAGA is part of the Polyodon spathula isolate WHYD16114869_AA chromosome 13, ASM1765450v1, whole genome shotgun sequence genome and encodes:
- the LOC121326191 gene encoding nanos homolog 1-like; this translates as MMETFHTVENKPENPQIDYLQGTRYNDVYENDFNSWNDYLGLSTLITCTKAGTGANKTGLRTGAEVNLTSKASYFEKALDLNGFGICGHEEDLVLGERFADVSSFSCRSSPALFSGSPEFLDRGRALAWRVMESKLQSQQTLQKQSRGKMELQVCVFCRNNKESVARYTTHILKGPDGRILCPVLRRYTCPLCGASGDNAHTIKYCPLSKLQANAVNQLKTTRTIIGKKNR